The following proteins are co-located in the Terriglobales bacterium genome:
- a CDS encoding protein kinase yields the protein MSAFSLSPFSAYMDALCGTLADESARKRFRKEALTLSKLNHPNIGTIFDFDTQDGVDFLAMEYIQGVTLDKKVSAAALEQKEVIAIGEQMAAALQEAHDQGVIHRDLKPSNVAVTPKGVVKVLDFGLATLLHPIGAHDATLSATADGRTLTATSRSRCSSRAR from the coding sequence ATGAGCGCCTTCTCCTTGTCTCCCTTCAGCGCGTATATGGATGCCCTTTGCGGAACGCTTGCGGACGAGTCGGCTCGCAAGCGTTTTCGCAAAGAAGCTCTGACCCTCTCCAAGCTCAACCACCCCAATATCGGAACCATCTTCGACTTTGACACGCAGGATGGAGTCGACTTTTTGGCGATGGAGTACATCCAGGGTGTAACCCTGGACAAGAAAGTGTCTGCTGCCGCCTTGGAACAGAAGGAAGTGATTGCAATCGGTGAGCAGATGGCGGCTGCCCTACAGGAAGCCCACGACCAGGGCGTGATTCACCGCGACCTCAAGCCATCGAATGTCGCCGTGACTCCCAAGGGCGTGGTCAAGGTGCTGGATTTCGGACTGGCCACCTTGCTCCACCCCATCGGCGCGCACGACGCGACACTTAGTGCGACTGCGGATGGCAGAACCTTGACGGCGACATCGCGGTCCAGATGCTCATCGCGCGCGCGGTAG
- a CDS encoding ABC transporter permease, with translation MNATAIIRIALRALARNKMRSSLTMLGIIIGVGAVIAMVGLGQGAQQQVQEQIAAMGSNMLFVGSGTVNRSGLRMGWGQTKTLVYEDMQAILRECPAVAAAAPGTMTSAQVVFENDNWNTRITGTEPQYFEIRNWAFQEGTSFTQEDVQASTNVAVIGETVRKNLFGAVDPVGQTIRIKNLPFKVVGVLATKGQSAAMGDDQDDIIVVPLTTHQKKLTGDTWLRFIMVSAVSRQASYTAQQQIQSLLRDRHRIRPGQDDDFMVRNLADMADLANQASRVMTLLLASIASVSLLVGGIGIMNIMLVSVTERTREIGIRMAIGATEQDVQRQFLIEAVVLSMIGGAVGIALGVGSSLLITNTLGWPVLVSPLAIVIAVVFSVAVGIFFGFYPARKAALLDPIEALRYE, from the coding sequence ATGAACGCGACCGCCATTATTCGCATCGCGCTTCGGGCTCTTGCGCGCAACAAGATGCGCTCCAGCCTGACCATGCTGGGCATCATCATCGGCGTCGGCGCGGTGATTGCCATGGTGGGCCTGGGCCAAGGCGCGCAACAGCAGGTACAGGAGCAGATTGCGGCCATGGGTTCCAACATGCTGTTCGTGGGCTCCGGCACCGTGAACCGCAGCGGGCTGCGCATGGGTTGGGGCCAGACCAAGACCCTGGTCTACGAGGACATGCAGGCTATCTTGCGCGAGTGCCCTGCGGTGGCCGCGGCGGCGCCCGGAACCATGACCTCGGCGCAGGTCGTTTTCGAGAACGACAACTGGAACACTCGCATCACCGGCACCGAGCCCCAATATTTCGAAATCCGCAATTGGGCCTTCCAGGAGGGGACTTCCTTCACACAGGAGGATGTGCAGGCGTCCACCAACGTCGCCGTGATTGGCGAAACGGTGCGCAAGAACCTGTTCGGCGCCGTCGATCCCGTGGGGCAGACCATCCGCATCAAGAATCTGCCCTTCAAGGTGGTGGGCGTGCTGGCGACCAAGGGCCAGTCGGCTGCCATGGGCGATGATCAGGACGACATTATTGTGGTTCCCCTGACCACGCACCAGAAGAAGCTCACCGGTGACACCTGGTTGCGCTTCATCATGGTTTCGGCCGTGTCCCGCCAGGCTAGCTACACCGCGCAGCAGCAGATTCAGTCGCTGCTGCGGGACCGGCATCGCATCCGGCCCGGTCAGGACGATGACTTCATGGTGCGCAACCTGGCGGACATGGCGGACCTGGCCAACCAGGCGAGTCGGGTCATGACCTTGCTCCTGGCGTCCATTGCCAGCGTCTCATTGCTGGTGGGGGGCATCGGCATCATGAACATCATGCTGGTTTCCGTAACGGAACGAACGCGTGAAATCGGCATTCGCATGGCCATTGGCGCCACCGAACAGGACGTGCAGCGGCAATTCCTTATTGAGGCTGTTGTGCTGAGCATGATTGGCGGCGCGGTGGGAATCGCCCTGGGCGTAGGCTCCTCCCTGCTTATCACCAACACCCTGGGCTGGCCGGTACTGGTCTCGCCGCTGGCCATCGTGATTGCTGTGGTCTTTTCGGTGGCCGTGGGCATCTTCTTCGGCTTTTACCCGGCGCGCAAGGCCGCGCTCCTCGATCCCATCGAAGCGCTACGCTACGAGTAG